The window ACACCACGTCTTCAGGGAGTACCACCGGAAGCTGGTCATCGGGCACCGCTTCAAGAGTGCCATCCTGACGGTGGATGATCGGAATCGGCGATCCCCAATAACGCTGTCGGGAAATCAGCCAGTCCCGCAACCGATAATTGATGGCTTCAACCCCACACCCGTGGGACTCGATCCAGTCGATGGCGGCCGAGACGGACGGATTCTTGCGGCCCTTGGCATCAGTCGTTTCGACCCCGTTCAAGGGTCCACTGCTGGTCATGATTCCCGGACCAACGTAACCGTCGACCATGTCGTCGGCCACGAGCGGTTCGCTTCCTTGCGGAATGATCACCGGTACGATCGGAAGGTCGAACGCCCGGGCGAACTCAAAATCGCGATGGTCGTGCGCCGGCACCGCCATGATGGCTCCCGTGCCGTATGACACAAGAACATAATCTGCGATCCAAACCGGGATACGCTCTCCGGTAACCGGGTTGATGGCGTAGCCACCAGTGAAGACGCCGGTCTTGTCGCGATCTTCCTCCATCCGTTCGAGCTCCGAACGGGCGGCGGCGGCGATTCGATACGCGTCAACGGCCTCTCGCTGGGCCGGACTCGTCAACTCGTCAACGAGGACATGTTCAGGCGCCAGCACCATGAAGGTGGCTCCCCACAATGTGTCAGGACGGGTTGTGAACACTTCGATCTCGGACCCCGTCTCGGTGGCGAAACGAACCCGGGCCCCTTCTGACCGGCCGATCCAGTTGGTTTGCATGCTCTTGATCGGATCGGGCCAGTCGATATCGTCAAAGCTGAGGAGCTCGTCGGCATATTTGGTGATCGAAAAGAACCACTGCTCCATGAGCTTCTGTATGACCGGTTGGCCGGTCCGCTCATCCCGGCCGTCGATGACTTGCTCATTGGCAAGGACGGTCTGGAGAGTCGGCGACCAGTTGA of the Acidimicrobiia bacterium genome contains:
- a CDS encoding leucine--tRNA ligase, producing the protein MVSAYDFAELESRWQTDWEAEGLYRSQVDWSRPKHYALTMLPYPSGDLHIGHWYAMTPSDTRARYMRMKGYNVLFPIGFDAFGLPAENAAVQRNIHPAKWTHSNMERMRKQLRSMGAMFDWQRQAVSCEPSYYKWTEWFFTRMFEHGIAYRGEAMVNWSPTLQTVLANEQVIDGRDERTGQPVIQKLMEQWFFSITKYADELLSFDDIDWPDPIKSMQTNWIGRSEGARVRFATETGSEIEVFTTRPDTLWGATFMVLAPEHVLVDELTSPAQREAVDAYRIAAAARSELERMEEDRDKTGVFTGGYAINPVTGERIPVWIADYVLVSYGTGAIMAVPAHDHRDFEFARAFDLPIVPVIIPQGSEPLVADDMVDGYVGPGIMTSSGPLNGVETTDAKGRKNPSVSAAIDWIESHGCGVEAINYRLRDWLISRQRYWGSPIPIIHRQDGTLEAVPDDQLPVVLPEDVVFEGRSPLVDDDAFLSVLDSDGHPARRETDTLDTFMCSSWYWFRYLSPNFDDAPFDPEEAAYWLPVDVYTGGAEHAVMHLLYSRFFVKVMRDMGIFADTEAAMLAHGRLAGDAFDEPFRVLR